In one Hyphomicrobium sp. 99 genomic region, the following are encoded:
- a CDS encoding lytic murein transglycosylase: MRAGFLVFTVASLMLAGLSASANAESTPPPPPNKRNCQNTVPFNRWLADFKREAISEGIRPETIEETIGGMTPDQGTIGRDRKQGFFSQTFIEFYFKLATKGREQMGRTYLQRYRDIFDRAEKEFGVPGAVITGFWALESDFGGGMGKLPVMHSLVTLAWDCRRGDMFREELKAAMKIVQRGDLTPDQMIGSWAGELGQTQFLPRHYLNYGIDYDGDGRVDLIRSNADVIGSTAKFLAAMGWRRGEPWLEEVRITRDLPWDKADLAVRLPRSQWAAWGIEGVGGKRLPADGLQASLLLPMGRNGPAFLAYPNFLVYTQWNQSLTYAMTAAHLAARMAGAPNLSRESGNVVSLSYEQLKELQSLLKRRGFDVGEIDGKLGAGTRKAIKEMQIKFGLPADSYPTAELLTALRGRS; this comes from the coding sequence ATGCGCGCAGGTTTTCTCGTTTTCACGGTGGCATCACTCATGCTCGCGGGGCTCTCCGCGAGTGCCAATGCGGAAAGCACACCGCCGCCGCCCCCGAACAAGCGCAATTGCCAGAACACGGTGCCGTTCAACCGCTGGCTTGCAGATTTCAAGCGCGAAGCGATTTCGGAGGGCATTCGTCCGGAGACGATCGAAGAGACGATCGGCGGCATGACGCCCGATCAGGGCACGATCGGCCGCGATCGGAAGCAGGGCTTTTTCTCTCAGACGTTCATCGAATTCTATTTCAAGCTCGCCACCAAAGGCCGCGAGCAGATGGGCCGCACTTACCTGCAGCGCTATCGCGACATCTTCGATCGCGCCGAGAAAGAGTTCGGCGTGCCAGGCGCCGTCATCACCGGGTTCTGGGCGCTCGAAAGCGACTTCGGTGGCGGAATGGGCAAGCTGCCCGTGATGCATTCGCTTGTGACTCTGGCGTGGGATTGCCGTCGCGGCGATATGTTCCGCGAAGAGCTGAAGGCTGCGATGAAGATCGTTCAGCGCGGCGATCTCACCCCTGATCAGATGATCGGCTCGTGGGCGGGCGAACTTGGCCAGACGCAGTTCCTGCCGCGCCACTATCTCAACTACGGCATCGACTATGACGGCGACGGGCGCGTCGATCTCATTCGCAGCAATGCCGACGTCATCGGATCGACGGCGAAGTTCCTCGCAGCAATGGGCTGGCGGCGCGGCGAGCCGTGGCTCGAAGAAGTTCGCATCACGCGAGATCTCCCGTGGGATAAGGCCGATCTGGCTGTACGGCTGCCGCGCTCGCAATGGGCCGCGTGGGGCATCGAAGGTGTTGGTGGCAAGCGGCTTCCGGCGGATGGTCTCCAGGCGTCGCTCTTGCTGCCGATGGGACGCAACGGCCCGGCCTTCCTCGCCTATCCGAACTTCCTCGTTTACACGCAGTGGAACCAGTCGCTGACCTACGCGATGACGGCAGCGCATCTCGCCGCCCGCATGGCAGGCGCGCCGAACCTTAGCCGCGAGAGCGGCAATGTGGTCTCGCTGAGCTATGAGCAGCTGAAAGAGTTGCAAAGCCTTTTGAAGCGCCGGGGCTTCGATGTCGGCGAGATCGACGGCAAGCTTGGTGCCGGCACGCGCAAGGCCATCAAAGAAATGCAGATCAAGTTCGGTTTGCCGGCGGACAGCTATCCGACGGCCGAGCTGCTGACGGCGCTGCGCGGCCGCAGCTAG
- a CDS encoding NAD(P)/FAD-dependent oxidoreductase: MNLQAPATLPDKGTAEKQPYRIVIVGGGAGGLELATQLGQKLGRSGKAEITLVDRARTHIWKPLLHEIAAGSMDTGRHELSYQAQGHWHGFRYRYGEMIGIDRANKRVHLAATYDEDGREITPDRWFPYDTLVIAIGSISNDFGTPGVMEHAIMLDTPEQAERFNRRLLNACVRAYAQPGPVRDGQLHVAIIGAGATGSELSAELHHAARGLIEFGLDKLDPEKDFKITLIEAAPRILPALPERLSQATANILRGIGVDIRVGSPVTKVTAQGVTLANGEFIPSELVVWAAGVKGPDVLSKLDGLEVSRMNTLVVKPTLQTTKDDNIFVIGDAAYLLPDGETAPIPPRAQAAHQEASHLLKQIQRRMNGATDLAPFKYRDFGSLVSLGKYSTVGNLMGFIEGKSLRIEGWFAKMMYRSLYKMHEVALHGYIKVALDTLSRILTRRTEPQVKLH; this comes from the coding sequence ATGAATTTGCAGGCTCCCGCTACATTGCCAGACAAAGGCACCGCCGAAAAACAGCCCTATCGCATCGTCATCGTCGGCGGTGGCGCAGGTGGATTAGAACTCGCGACACAGCTCGGCCAGAAGCTCGGCCGCTCCGGCAAGGCAGAAATCACGCTCGTCGATCGTGCGCGCACGCACATCTGGAAGCCGCTCCTGCACGAAATCGCGGCCGGCAGCATGGATACCGGACGCCACGAACTGTCCTATCAGGCCCAGGGCCACTGGCACGGATTTCGTTATCGCTACGGCGAAATGATCGGGATCGATCGCGCCAACAAGCGCGTACACCTCGCGGCGACCTACGACGAAGACGGCCGCGAGATCACGCCCGATCGGTGGTTCCCCTACGATACGCTCGTCATCGCCATCGGCAGCATTTCAAACGATTTCGGAACGCCCGGCGTCATGGAGCATGCAATCATGCTCGACACGCCCGAACAGGCCGAGCGCTTCAACAGGCGACTGTTGAATGCCTGCGTTCGCGCCTACGCGCAGCCGGGCCCGGTGCGGGACGGCCAGCTCCACGTCGCGATCATCGGAGCCGGCGCAACCGGCAGCGAGCTTTCGGCAGAGCTGCACCATGCGGCTCGCGGCTTGATCGAATTCGGGCTCGATAAGCTCGATCCGGAAAAAGACTTCAAGATCACGCTGATCGAAGCGGCGCCCCGCATCTTGCCCGCCCTTCCCGAGCGCCTTTCGCAAGCGACCGCGAACATTCTGCGCGGCATCGGCGTCGATATTCGCGTCGGCAGCCCGGTCACGAAAGTCACGGCACAAGGGGTAACGCTTGCGAATGGCGAGTTCATCCCGTCCGAACTCGTCGTTTGGGCCGCCGGCGTCAAAGGCCCGGATGTCCTCTCCAAGTTGGATGGCCTCGAAGTCAGCCGCATGAACACGCTCGTCGTCAAGCCGACGCTGCAGACGACGAAGGACGACAACATCTTCGTCATCGGCGATGCCGCCTACCTGCTTCCCGACGGCGAAACCGCGCCGATCCCTCCCCGCGCTCAGGCAGCGCACCAGGAGGCGAGCCACCTCCTCAAACAGATCCAACGCCGCATGAATGGCGCGACGGATCTGGCGCCGTTCAAATATCGCGATTTCGGCTCGCTGGTTTCGCTCGGCAAATATTCGACCGTCGGCAACCTGATGGGCTTCATCGAAGGCAAGTCGCTGCGCATCGAAGGCTGGTTCGCCAAGATGATGTATCGGTCGCTCTACAAGATGCACGAGGTCGCGCTGCACGGCTACATCAAGGTCGCGCTCGACACGCTCTCGCGGATACTCACGCGTCGCACGGAGCCGCAGGTCAAGCTGCACTAG
- the mbfA gene encoding iron exporter MbfA translates to MRKFSELDQREILALAISLEEEHGRIYADYAAGLSADYPASAKIFTELGEEENEHRRWLIDLFRRKFGDHIPLIRRQDVAGFVRHDPIWMVRPLGIEKVRRQAEQIEAETRSFYQSALARASDAEIRKLLGDLIAAENEHIEIAHDVAAVELTEKVKAYEEQAARRSFVLQYVQPGLTGLIDGSISTLAPIFAAAFATHNTWQTFLVGVAASIGAGISMAFAEALSDDGELTGRGHPWLRGSVTGVMTALGGLGHTLPYLIPDFWTATTIAVSVVFIELWIIAGIRSRFSETRFWRAASEVVVGGLIVFMVGVLIGSA, encoded by the coding sequence ATGCGGAAGTTCAGCGAACTCGATCAACGCGAAATTCTGGCGCTCGCGATTTCACTCGAGGAAGAACACGGCCGCATTTACGCGGACTATGCAGCGGGCCTCAGCGCGGACTATCCGGCATCGGCGAAAATCTTCACCGAACTCGGTGAAGAGGAGAACGAGCACCGCCGCTGGCTGATCGATCTCTTCCGCCGCAAGTTCGGCGACCATATTCCGCTCATCCGCCGCCAGGACGTGGCAGGCTTCGTTCGCCATGATCCGATCTGGATGGTTCGTCCGCTCGGCATCGAGAAGGTGCGGCGGCAGGCCGAGCAGATCGAGGCTGAAACGCGGAGTTTCTATCAGTCCGCACTGGCGCGCGCCTCGGATGCTGAAATCCGCAAGCTGCTCGGCGATCTGATCGCGGCCGAAAACGAGCATATCGAAATCGCCCACGACGTTGCGGCTGTGGAACTGACCGAAAAGGTGAAAGCGTATGAAGAACAGGCCGCGCGCCGCTCCTTCGTACTTCAGTACGTGCAGCCCGGGCTGACGGGTTTGATCGACGGCTCGATCTCGACACTGGCGCCGATCTTTGCTGCAGCTTTCGCCACGCATAATACCTGGCAGACATTTCTCGTCGGCGTTGCCGCGTCCATCGGTGCCGGCATATCGATGGCCTTCGCTGAGGCGCTTTCCGATGATGGGGAACTCACGGGACGCGGCCATCCGTGGCTGCGCGGCTCGGTCACAGGGGTGATGACCGCCCTTGGCGGTCTCGGTCATACGCTTCCCTACCTCATTCCGGATTTCTGGACTGCGACCACGATCGCTGTCAGCGTGGTGTTCATCGAGCTTTGGATTATCGCTGGAATTCGTTCGCGATTCAGCGAAACCCGGTTCTGGCGTGCGGCTTCGGAAGTTGTTGTCGGCGGCTTGATCGTCTTTATGGTGGGCGTCCTGATCGGCAGTGCCTAG